From Amycolatopsis sp. YIM 10, the proteins below share one genomic window:
- a CDS encoding bifunctional glycosyltransferase family 2/GtrA family protein produces the protein MHRTPEATKIPAAAAPISLSTTTVDIVVPVYNEERALTGTVEVLRAYLRENFPYDWTITVMDNGSEDGTLEVANALARNDERVRVMHLDVAGRGRALREAWGQSGADVVVYMDADLSTGLDALLPLVAPLANGHSDIAIGSRHAPGARTIRGLQREFISRSYNALIRLTHGARFRDAQCGFKAARAEVIRPLLHHVHDDGWFFDTELLLLAEHNGLRVHEVPVDWIEDVDTRVEVTSTAWHDIRGLIRVARAKARGTARVDELPQRPDPKPIHPDPVLGGNAGALSWQLLSFAIVGAISTVATLTLYAIFREWMPLLLANLAALTLTTLFNTEANRRYTFAGRRHSTGRVHFQGIIVFALYYGFTSGALLLLHWLAPDASRALELAVLLVSSILGTTGRFLLLRNWVFRRKEPSA, from the coding sequence ATGCACAGAACCCCCGAGGCGACGAAGATTCCGGCCGCCGCCGCACCCATTTCACTGAGCACCACCACGGTGGACATCGTGGTGCCGGTGTACAACGAGGAGCGCGCGCTCACCGGCACGGTCGAAGTGCTCCGCGCCTACCTGCGCGAGAACTTCCCGTACGACTGGACCATCACGGTGATGGACAACGGCAGCGAGGACGGCACGCTCGAAGTGGCCAACGCGCTGGCGCGCAACGACGAGCGGGTACGCGTGATGCACCTCGACGTGGCGGGCCGCGGTCGCGCGCTGCGCGAGGCGTGGGGCCAAAGCGGTGCCGACGTGGTGGTCTACATGGACGCCGACCTGTCCACCGGACTGGACGCGCTGCTGCCGCTGGTCGCCCCGCTGGCGAACGGGCACTCCGACATCGCCATCGGCTCCCGCCACGCGCCCGGCGCGCGCACCATCCGCGGCCTGCAGCGCGAGTTCATCTCCCGCTCCTACAACGCGTTGATCCGGCTGACGCACGGCGCCCGGTTCCGCGACGCGCAGTGCGGTTTCAAGGCCGCGCGCGCGGAGGTCATCCGCCCGCTGCTGCACCACGTGCACGACGACGGCTGGTTCTTCGACACCGAACTGCTGCTGCTCGCCGAGCACAACGGGCTGCGGGTGCACGAGGTGCCGGTGGACTGGATCGAGGACGTGGACACCAGGGTGGAGGTGACCAGCACGGCCTGGCACGACATCCGGGGGCTGATCAGGGTGGCCAGGGCGAAGGCACGCGGCACCGCCCGTGTCGATGAGCTGCCGCAGCGGCCCGACCCGAAGCCGATCCACCCCGATCCGGTGCTCGGCGGGAACGCCGGCGCGCTTTCCTGGCAATTGCTCTCGTTCGCCATTGTCGGTGCCATTTCCACGGTGGCGACGCTGACCTTGTACGCGATTTTCCGGGAATGGATGCCGCTGCTGCTCGCCAATTTGGCGGCACTGACGCTGACCACCCTGTTCAACACCGAAGCGAATCGCCGGTACACCTTCGCCGGGCGACGGCATTCCACCGGCCGGGTGCATTTCCAGGGCATCATCGTCTTCGCGCTGTACTACGGGTTCACCTCGGGCGCGCTGCTGCTGTTGCACTGGCTGGCCCCGGACGCCTCCCGCGCGCTGGAACTGGCCGTGCTGCTGGTGTCGTCGATCCTCGGCACCACCGGGCGATTCCTGTTGCTGCGCAACTGGGTCTTCCGCCGGAAGGAGCCGTCGGCATGA
- a CDS encoding threonine/serine dehydratase — protein sequence MEFRRVRVPDRDDLASAWRTISARLAPTPLHAGDDGLFLKLESFQPTGAFKIRGALNALSALPADVVPVTASAGNHGLGVAHAARTLGRRATVVVPGNASPAKVAALRATGIDLVEVGSSYDDAEQHALDLAAGGAYYLSPYNDPAVIAGQGTIGPELREQVSGPLTVVCAIGGGGLASGLGLWAAGYEDVRIIGVEAAASTAVSTAVRAGHVLDVPIGETIADGVAGGVERGSVTIELIAAHVSELLTVTETEIRAAMRYLITERGVVAEGAGALSVAALLAGKGKTRGTTVAVVSGRNITIPALTAAVH from the coding sequence ATGGAGTTCCGCCGAGTGCGCGTCCCGGACCGCGACGACCTCGCCAGTGCGTGGCGCACGATCTCCGCACGACTCGCTCCGACCCCGCTCCACGCAGGTGACGACGGGCTGTTCCTGAAGCTCGAATCGTTCCAGCCGACCGGTGCCTTCAAGATCCGCGGCGCGCTCAACGCACTGAGCGCACTGCCCGCGGACGTCGTGCCGGTCACCGCGTCGGCGGGCAACCACGGTCTCGGCGTCGCGCACGCGGCCAGGACGCTCGGCCGCCGCGCCACCGTGGTGGTGCCCGGCAACGCCTCCCCCGCCAAGGTCGCCGCGCTCCGCGCCACCGGCATCGACCTGGTCGAGGTCGGCAGTTCCTACGACGACGCCGAGCAGCACGCGCTGGACCTCGCGGCCGGTGGCGCGTACTACCTCTCGCCGTACAACGATCCCGCGGTCATCGCGGGCCAGGGCACGATCGGGCCCGAACTCCGCGAGCAGGTTTCCGGGCCGCTGACCGTGGTTTGCGCCATCGGCGGTGGTGGGCTGGCCTCCGGGCTCGGACTGTGGGCCGCCGGGTATGAGGACGTCCGGATCATCGGGGTCGAAGCCGCGGCATCGACGGCGGTTTCCACGGCCGTGCGTGCCGGGCACGTGCTCGACGTGCCGATCGGCGAAACGATCGCCGACGGGGTGGCCGGTGGGGTGGAACGCGGTTCCGTCACCATCGAGTTGATCGCCGCGCACGTGTCCGAATTGCTCACCGTGACCGAAACCGAAATCCGCGCGGCGATGCGGTACCTGATCACCGAACGCGGTGTCGTCGCCGAAGGGGCCGGCGCGCTCTCGGTGGCCGCTTTGCTTGCGGGCAAAGGGAAAACGCGGGGCACGACGGTCGCCGTGGTGTCCGGCCGCAATATCACCATCCCGGCGCTGACGGCCGCCGTGCACTAA
- a CDS encoding CDP-alcohol phosphatidyltransferase family protein — MRTLGLEATGWLTGQLAVLTALGGYLGLGPAGWLAGAAYTALLWGVLTVAVERPWALGPANRVTAGRAVLVGGVTMLVADAAVTGSSPHTVLLVAVASVALALDAVDGQVARRTGTASALGARFDMEVDAFLILVLSVSAASVAGPWVLVIGAMRYLFVAAAWVAPWLRAELPPSMGRKVVCAVQGVALVVVTSELLPESLSVTVAAGALGSLLWSFGRDTAWLWRANLGAWSSAECASRTATTSPVRGARSPHDSLRPRSTQVTTGCS, encoded by the coding sequence ATGCGCACACTGGGACTTGAAGCGACCGGCTGGCTGACCGGGCAACTGGCGGTGCTCACCGCGCTGGGCGGGTACCTCGGCCTCGGGCCGGCGGGCTGGCTGGCCGGGGCCGCGTACACCGCGCTGCTGTGGGGCGTGCTCACCGTCGCGGTCGAGCGGCCGTGGGCGCTCGGTCCGGCGAACCGGGTCACCGCCGGGCGGGCCGTGCTCGTCGGCGGGGTGACCATGCTGGTCGCCGACGCCGCGGTGACCGGATCGAGCCCGCACACGGTGCTGCTGGTGGCGGTCGCGTCGGTGGCGCTCGCGCTGGACGCCGTCGATGGGCAGGTCGCGCGACGCACCGGCACCGCTTCGGCCCTCGGCGCCCGGTTCGACATGGAGGTCGACGCGTTCCTGATCCTGGTGCTCAGCGTGTCGGCGGCTTCGGTGGCCGGGCCGTGGGTGCTGGTGATCGGCGCGATGCGGTACCTGTTCGTGGCGGCCGCGTGGGTCGCGCCGTGGCTGCGGGCGGAGCTGCCGCCGAGCATGGGGCGCAAGGTCGTGTGCGCGGTGCAGGGCGTGGCGCTGGTGGTGGTGACCTCGGAACTGCTGCCGGAGTCGCTGTCGGTGACGGTCGCCGCGGGTGCGCTGGGCAGCCTGCTGTGGTCGTTCGGCCGGGACACCGCCTGGCTGTGGCGGGCTAACTTGGGAGCATGGAGTTCCGCCGAGTGCGCGTCCCGGACCGCGACGACCTCGCCAGTGCGTGGCGCACGATCTCCGCACGACTCGCTCCGACCCCGCTCCACGCAGGTGACGACGGGCTGTTCCTGA
- a CDS encoding zinc-binding alcohol dehydrogenase, which produces MHRAFWLRAPGQGELRPVEVPAPGEDEVLVRTLYSGVSRGTEALVFRGEVPESQHQVMRAPFQEGEFPGPVKYGYLNVGVVEQGPAHLRGRTVFCLYPHQTAYVVPADAVTPVPDAVPPGRAILAGTVETAVNAVWDAEPKIGDRIAVVGGGMVGCSVAAILAGFPGARVQLVDADPARASVAEALGVGFATPEAAEGDCDLVIHASTTEAGLVRSLELLTTDGVVVELSWYGEKRVSLPLGEFFHSRRLTIRGSQVGVVSPARRTRNSYADRMALAMELLADTRFDALITGENPFGELPEVLPLLAGGELPSLCHRIVYPGE; this is translated from the coding sequence ATGCACCGCGCCTTCTGGCTCCGCGCCCCAGGTCAGGGTGAACTCCGGCCGGTCGAGGTGCCCGCACCCGGTGAGGACGAGGTGCTGGTCCGCACGCTGTACTCCGGGGTCAGCCGCGGCACCGAGGCACTCGTCTTCCGCGGGGAGGTGCCGGAAAGCCAGCACCAGGTGATGCGCGCGCCGTTCCAGGAGGGCGAGTTCCCCGGCCCGGTGAAGTACGGCTACCTCAACGTCGGCGTGGTCGAGCAGGGCCCGGCCCACCTGCGCGGGCGGACGGTGTTCTGCCTCTACCCGCACCAGACGGCCTACGTGGTCCCGGCGGACGCGGTGACGCCGGTGCCGGACGCGGTCCCGCCCGGCCGCGCGATCCTGGCGGGCACCGTGGAAACGGCGGTCAACGCGGTCTGGGACGCCGAACCGAAGATCGGCGACCGGATCGCCGTGGTCGGCGGTGGCATGGTCGGCTGCTCGGTGGCCGCGATCCTGGCGGGCTTTCCCGGCGCGCGGGTGCAGCTCGTCGACGCCGATCCCGCGCGGGCGAGCGTGGCCGAGGCGCTGGGTGTCGGCTTCGCCACACCCGAAGCCGCCGAAGGTGACTGTGACCTGGTGATCCACGCCAGCACCACCGAAGCAGGCCTGGTGCGCTCGCTCGAACTGCTCACCACGGACGGGGTGGTGGTCGAGCTGAGCTGGTACGGCGAAAAGCGGGTCTCGCTGCCGCTGGGCGAGTTCTTCCATTCGCGACGGTTGACCATCCGCGGCAGCCAGGTCGGCGTGGTGTCCCCGGCCCGGCGCACCCGCAACTCCTACGCGGACCGCATGGCACTGGCGATGGAACTGCTCGCCGATACTCGGTTTGATGCCTTGATCACCGGGGAAAACCCGTTCGGCGAGCTGCCGGAGGTGCTGCCCCTGCTGGCCGGCGGCGAGTTGCCGTCGCTGTGCCACCGCATCGTCTACCCAGGAGAGTGA
- a CDS encoding 6-carboxytetrahydropterin synthase, with the protein MFSVNVRGHIMVAHSFRGEVFGPAQQLHGATFVVDATFRRSELDEDNIVVDIGLATEELAAVLGDLNYRNLDDVPEFAGINTSTEFLAKVIADRLAGKVHAGALGEGARGLAGITVTLHESHVAWASYERSL; encoded by the coding sequence TTGTTCAGTGTGAACGTCCGAGGGCACATCATGGTCGCCCACAGCTTCCGCGGTGAGGTCTTCGGCCCGGCGCAGCAGCTGCACGGCGCGACCTTCGTGGTGGACGCGACCTTCCGGCGGTCCGAACTGGACGAGGACAACATCGTCGTCGACATCGGACTGGCCACCGAGGAGCTGGCCGCCGTGCTCGGTGACCTGAACTACCGCAATCTCGACGACGTGCCGGAGTTCGCCGGGATCAACACCTCCACCGAGTTCCTGGCCAAGGTGATCGCCGACCGGCTGGCCGGCAAGGTGCACGCGGGCGCGCTGGGCGAGGGCGCGCGCGGACTCGCCGGGATCACCGTCACCCTGCACGAATCCCATGTGGCCTGGGCGAGTTACGAGCGTTCGCTGTGA